Below is a window of Oceanipulchritudo coccoides DNA.
TAATTTCCGCTACTTTTTTCGGCCAGAAGACGGTGATCCCCTCCCAGAAAATAAGCCCCATCAGGCAGACGACCATGAGGACACCCATCGCCAGGCCAGCCGAGCTGAGCCAGACCAGGGCCTCCCCCTTGGGCCGGTCGTCGACCGGGCGAGTCTTTGCTGGATTTGTCTCTTCCATGGTTAGCTGATGACCTTGTAGCGGTTGCGCAGACGCGTCCGCATGATCTCGGCGATTGTGTTAACGGCAAAGGTCAGGATAAAGAGCACGAAAGCTCCAAGAAAAAGGGTGCGATAAAGGGTGCCACCGTGGGGTGCCTCGGGTAGCTCGACAGCGATGTTGGCGGAAAGGGTGCGCATCCCGGAGAAGATATCAAAGTCGAGGATGGGGGTGTTTCCGGTGGCCATGACAACAATCATGGTTTCCCCGACGGCGCGGCCGAGGCCGATCATGAACGCGGAGAAAATACCGGCCGAGGCGGTTGGGAGGATGATTCGTGCGGTGGTCTGCCAGCGGCTGGCCCCGAGGGCAAGGGATCCCGAGACGAGGGAAGGCGGCACGGCCGATATGGCGTCTTCAGCAATCGTGTAAATGATCGGAATGACGGCAAATCCCATGATGAAGCCGACGACGAGGGAATTGCGCTGCTGGAACTGGTTGCCGGTCCAAGCCTCCCACCAGAGGCGGAAGTCACCCACGGTCTGGCCGGTGGCCGGATCGGTGTAACGGAAGGCGAGAGATTCAAACAAGGGCCCCAAGTGCCAGGCAAGAACGCCAACGATGACAATCAGGGGAACGAAAATGACAAACTCCCAGCCCATGGGAATAAGAACACGAATCCGGATGGGGAAGAGATTCCACACGTATCCGACCAAGACCGCTGAAAGTGGAATCAGGCTCATGATCAGTAAGACCGAAGGAACTCGATCCTCGATCAGTGGGGCGAGCCAGAGAGCGGCAAGGAAGCCCAAGACCACGGAGGGGAGGGAGGCCATGATTTCAATACTCGGCTTGATAACGCGCTTGAGGCCCGGATTGAGAAACTGGGAGGTGTAAATGGCGGCGAGGATGGCGATGGGAATCGCGAAGATCATCGCATAAAAGGTGCCCTTCAAAGAACCGACAATGAGGGGAATCAGGGAAAGCTTTGGTTCAAAATCGTCAGTACCGCCGGTGGATTGCCAGATGTATTGTGGCTCGTCTTGTCCTTCATACCAGATTTTCCCGAAGAAGGCCTTGAACCCAGCTTCAGGGTGTGGATCGGAAAGCGTGTAAAAGTGGAGCGTTCCCTGTGGATCCACCCCAACGATTTTGTCGAATTTACTCCCGATCAGCACATGCTTCAGGGGTTGCTCAAGCTCGGCTTCCCAACGGATTTCCTCCGTCGTGGAATAGCGAAGGGAGAGCCGGGTATTATTCCCGATCAGGAAAGCCTTGTTACGCATGCTGGCGGCGTATTCGGAGGCGCCACCGGGGAAGGGTTCGAATTCCTTGGTCTGCGCGTAGAGGCGCTCTCCGGTGTCAGCGGAACGATAGAGGCTGTAAATCAAGTGATCCCCGTTTTTCGAAGTAAAGGACAGGGATACCTTGCCCTGGATGTAATCCATGGAGCGGATCCGGGCCCCGGACGATTGAAAGGGGGAAAAGCTCTGCCGGAGTTCCCATTGGCTGCCGTTTGCCTTCAAATAATGAATGCCGTCCTCAGCCGTGCGGACGACGAGCGATTCGGCACCAGCGCCAACAAGGATTTGAACGGGCGTGC
It encodes the following:
- a CDS encoding ABC transporter permease subunit, producing MGKELSNTSHGRSRAPDPGRFRVSKATLRLDSFMTRFIFFGGLSVIFAIFGIFFFILAEIIPLFKGAEVEAEREISTGVENVILAGMDEWAELPFVADASGNLTFIDTTGAGRSKTAEAELPEDVSITSSVYQQSLQSIAFGLSNGQYVLADIKYRPQFADDGSRTIAASVEWDKPQKLGDSDGSIIDLDVFLSETRKTIAGIVQSKDGSLEVSVVSLKQKRSLFGASGFKLDKKSSLAAEIPGTPVQILVGAGAESLVVRTAEDGIHYLKANGSQWELRQSFSPFQSSGARIRSMDYIQGKVSLSFTSKNGDHLIYSLYRSADTGERLYAQTKEFEPFPGGASEYAASMRNKAFLIGNNTRLSLRYSTTEEIRWEAELEQPLKHVLIGSKFDKIVGVDPQGTLHFYTLSDPHPEAGFKAFFGKIWYEGQDEPQYIWQSTGGTDDFEPKLSLIPLIVGSLKGTFYAMIFAIPIAILAAIYTSQFLNPGLKRVIKPSIEIMASLPSVVLGFLAALWLAPLIEDRVPSVLLIMSLIPLSAVLVGYVWNLFPIRIRVLIPMGWEFVIFVPLIVIVGVLAWHLGPLFESLAFRYTDPATGQTVGDFRLWWEAWTGNQFQQRNSLVVGFIMGFAVIPIIYTIAEDAISAVPPSLVSGSLALGASRWQTTARIILPTASAGIFSAFMIGLGRAVGETMIVVMATGNTPILDFDIFSGMRTLSANIAVELPEAPHGGTLYRTLFLGAFVLFILTFAVNTIAEIMRTRLRNRYKVIS